The Cellulomonas shaoxiangyii sequence GCGGCGTCCCGGGGACCGCGCCGGCGAAGGTGGTCGTCCTCGGGGGCGGCGTCGTCGGCAGCCACGCGGCGGAGATCGCCGTCGGCATGCGCGCGGACGTCACGGTCCTCGACCTGTCCGTGCCGCGGCTGCGGGGGCTCGACGCGAGGTTCGGCGGGTCGGTGCGGACCCTCGCGTCGTCGGTCTGGACGCTCGAGCGTGAGCTCCTCGACGCCGACCTCGTGGTCGGCGCGGTCCTGCGGCCCGGTGCCCGTGCCCCCCACCTCGTCAGCACGGAGCTCGTCGCCGCGATGCGCGCCGGCTCGGTGCTCGTGGACGTCGCCGTCGACCAGGGCGGGTGCTTCGCGGACACGCGTCCCACGACGCACGACGACCCCACGTTCGGTGTGCACGAGTCCGTCTTCTACTGCGTCGCCAACATGCCCGGCGCCGTGCCGGTCACCTCGACCCGGGCGCTGACCAACGTCACCCTGCCCTACCTCGGCGCGCTCGCGGACCGCGGGTGGCGCGGCGCGGTCGCCGCCGACCCGTCGCTCGCCGCCGGCCTGACCACGCACGCCGGCCTGCTGTGCAGCGCGGCCGTGGCCGACGCCCACGGGCTGCCCGCCACGCCGGTCGGCGCGCTCGTGGATGGACCCCCCGGGGCCGCGCCGTCTGTGACGATGGGCGCATGACCTCCCCCGACGCGGCCACCCTCGACCCGACCAACCCCTTCGCGCACCCGTCCGTGCTGCCCTACGGCCTGCCGGACTTCCGCGACGTGCGTGAGGAGCACTACCTGCCCGCCCTGCTGGCCGGCATGGCCGAGCAGCGCCGCGAGGTCGAGGCCGTCGCCACCGACCCCGCCGCACCGACCGTCGAGAACACGCTCGTCCCGCTCGAGCTGTCCGGGCACCTGCTGCACCGCGTCGCGTCCGCGTTCTACAACCAGGCGGGCTCCGACTCCACGCCCGGGCTGCAGGAGATCGAGGAGCAGCTCGCCCCGCTGTACGCGGCGCACCAGGACGCCATCTGGCTCGACGCCCGCCTGCACGCGCGGGTCGAGGCGCTCGCGGCGTCGCTCGAGGGCACCGAGCTCGCGCCCGACACCGCGTGGCTGCTGCACCGCACGCGCCGCGCGTTCGCCCGCTCCGGCGTCGGCCTGCCCGAGGCGGAGCAGGACCGGCTGCGGGCGATCAACGCGGAGATCACGTCGCTCGACGCGGCGTTCGGGCGCAAGCTCCTCGCCGGCGCGAACGCCGCGGCGGTGCTCGTCACCGACGAGGCCGAGCTCGACGGCATGCCGCAGGACGCGCGCGACGCCGCCGCCCAGGCCGCCGCCGAGCAGGGGCACGAGGGCGCGTGGCTCATCGAGCTGCAGCTGCCCACCCAGCAGTCGGTGCTCGCGTCGCTGCGCGACCGCGGCCTGCGCGAGCGCGTGCACCGGGCGTCCGTGACGCGCGGCGCCACGGGCGACGAGAACGACACGCGCGAGACCCTCCTGGCGCTCGTGCGCCTGCGGGCCGAGCGCGCCCGCCTGCTCGGGTACGAGCACCACGCCGCCTACGTCGCCGAGGACGCGACAGCCGGGTCGGCGCAGGCGGTCGCCGGCATGCTCGCGCGCCTGGCACCGGCGGCCGTCGCGAACGCGCGGGCCGAGGCCGCGGAGCTCGAGGTCGCGCTCCGGGCCGACCACCCGGGCGCGACCCTCGAGGCGTGGGACTGGTCCTACTACGCCGACCGCGTCCGGCAGGAGAAGCGCCAGCTCGACGACGCCGCGCTGCGCCCGTACCTCGAGCTCGACCGCGTGCTCACCGAGGGCGTCTTCTTCGCCGCGCACCACCTGTACGGGCTGACGTTCGCCGAGCGGCACGACCTCGTCGGCTACCACCCCGACGTGCGCGTCTTCGAGGTCTTCGACGCGGACGGCTCCGGCATGGGCCTGTTCCTCGGTGACTTCTGGACGCGCCCCTCCAAGCGCGGCGGTGCGTGGATGAACACGCTCGTCGACCAGTCCGACCTGCGGGGCGAGCTGCCCGTGGTGCTCAACAACCTCAACGTCCCCAAGCCGCCCGCGGGTCAGCCGACCCTGCTCACGTGGGACGAGGTCATCACGCTCTTCCACGAGTTCGGCCACGCGCTGCACGGCCTGCTCGCCCGGGTGCGCTACCCGTCGCAGGCCGGCACCAGCGTGCCCCGCGACTTCGTCGAGTACCCGTCGCAGGTCAACGAGATGTGGGCGTGGGACCCGCAGGTGCTCGCGTCGTACGCCGTGCACCACGAGACCGGTGAGCCGATGCCCGCCGAGTGGGTGCGCACGCTGCTCGAGGCGCGCCAGGACGGCGAGGGCTTCGCGACGACCGAGTACCTCGCCGCGGCGCTGCTCGACCAGGCGTGGTACCGGCTCGCCCCCGAGGACGTGCCGACGGACCCGGCGCAGGTGGAGCCGTTCGAGGCGGCCGCGCTCGAGGCGGCGGGCGTCGCGTTCGCCCCCGTCCCGCCGCGGTACCGCACGTCCTACTTCAACCACGTCTTCGGCAGCGGCTACTCGGCCGGCTACTACGCCTACATCTGGTCGGAGGTGCTCGACGCCGACACGGTGGAGTGGTTCGCCGAGAACGGCGGCCTGAGCCGGGAGAACGGTGACGCGTTCCGCGCCCGCCTGCTCGGCCGGGGCGGCTCGATCGACCCCCTGCAGGCGTTCCGCGACCTGCGCGGCCGCGACCCGGAGATCGCGCCGCTGCTCGCCCGCCGCGGCCTCGACCGGGCCGACGCCTCGTGAGCGCGCAGCCGCAGGCGACCCCGGCCGCCGAGGACGAGGTCGTCGACCTGTGCCGCGAGCTCATCCGGTTCGACACCTCCAACCCCGGCGACGGCACGGGGCCGGGGGAGCGCGCGGCGGCGGAGTACGTCGTGGGCCTCCTGCAGGACGTCGGCCTGGAGCCCGAGCTGTTCGAGAGCGAGCCGGGCCGGGCGAGCGTGGTCGTCCGCGTCGAGGGCGCGGACAGCAGCCGGCCGGCGCTCGTCGTGCACGGCCACCTCGACGTCGTGCCGGCGCACGCGCCCGACTGGAGCGTCGACCCGTTCGCCGCCGAGGTCCGCGACGGCCTCGTCTGGGGCCGCGGCGCCGTGGACATGAAGGACATGGACGCGATGGTCCTGTCCGTCGTGCGGCAGATGGTGCGCGCGGGGCGCCGCCCCGCCCGCGACCTCGTCGTGGCGATGTTCGCGGACGAGGAGGCCGGCGGGCGCCTGGGCGCAGGGTGGGCCGTCGACCACCGGCCCGAGCTGTTCCACGGCGCCACGGAGGCGATCAGCGAGGTCGGCGGGTTCTCCGTCGACGTCGCCGGGCAGCGCGTCTACCTCCTGCAGACCGCCGAGAAGGGGCTCGGGTGGCTGCGGCTCGTCGCGACCGGACGCGCCGGGCACGGCAGCCAGGTGCACACCGACAACGCGGTCGTGCACCTCGCCGAGGCCGTCGCCCGCATCGGGCGCCACCCGTGGCCCGTGCAGCTGACGCCGACGGTGCGCGCGCTGCTCGAGGGCGTCGCCGAGCTCACCGGCCTGCGGTTCGACCCCGAGGACCCGGCGTCGCTGGACGCGCTCGTCGACGCCCTCGGACCGGCGAGCCGCTTCGTGGGGGCGACGCTCCGGCACTCGACGAACCCCACGCGCCTGGCCGCCGGGTACAAGGAGAACGTCGTGCCGGGGTCCGCCACCGCCGCCGTCGACGGGCGCTTCCTGCCCGGCCTGTCGCAGGAGTTCGACGAGCAGGTCGCCGCGCTCGCGGGCCCGCACGTCCGCGTCGAGGACATCGTGCGCGACACGGGCCTGGAGGTGCCGTTCGAGGGTGCGCTCGTCGACGCCATGGTCGCGGCTGTGACGGCCGAGGACCCGGGCGCGCAGGTGCTGCCGTACATGCTCTCGGGCGGCACCGACAACAAGGCGCTGTCGCGCCTCGGCATCACCGGCTACGGGTTCGCACCGCTGCGCCTGCCGCCCGACCTGGACTTCGCGGGCATGTTCCACGGCGTCGACGAGCGCGTCCCGGTCGACGCGCTGCGGTTCGGTACGCGCGTCCTGGACCGGCTGCTCAGCACCTGCTGACGGGTGCACGCACGAGCGCCCCGCACCACGACGGTGCGGGGCGCTCGCGCGTGCGGGCTCGTGCGCTCAGCCCGGCGCCGAGACGAGGGTCGAGCGGACCCTGATGATCTTGCGCCGCAGCCACACGCGTCGCTCGCCGCCGGCGTACAGCCGCGTGCGGGCGAGCTCCCAGCGGCCGTACTCGGCCTCGTCCGTGAGCAGGCGGCGGGCGTCGCCGGTCGACGTCGTGCGCGGGATCGTGAGCACCCGGTACTCCCACTGGCCGCCCTGGGTCACCCACTCGTTGCGCCCCGCCGGTGTGCGCCGGTCGGCCATACGCCTCACCCCGTCCGTGTCGTCCGCCACAGGTGCCCCGGCCCGCGGCGTGCCGGGCCGTGATCCGCTGCCATTGTGCCTCGCGCGGCGCTACGGTCGGGGCATGACCGTGGACCCGCGTGCCGCTCTCGATCGTCTGGTGGCCGCCCTGGAGGCGCACTACACCGCCGTCGTCTCCAAGCACGGTGAGGACGACCCGGCGGTGGACGACGCCTACGACGTCCTCGCGGACGCCTTCGAGGTCTACGACGACGCGCTCGGCACTGTGCACGGCGAGGCGACGCCGTTCTACCTGGCCGAGGAGGACGACGACGACGACCTCGACGAGGACGACCTGGACGACGAGTCGGACGTGGACCTCGACGACGACGAGCTCGCGGACGCCGACGCCTGACGGCCGCTCAGCGCCGGCCGGACTGCTCGGGGTAGCCCACCGCGGGGGCCGTGATCTCGTCGAGGGCCGAGACGATCTCGGGGGGCAGCTCGAGGTCCTCGGCCGCGAGGGCCGCACGCAGCTGCACGGCGGTGCGCGCCCCCACGATCGCGCTCGCCACGCCGGCACGGCCGGTCAGCCACGCGAGCGCCACCTCGAGCGGTGCCCGCTCGAGCCCGGACGCGGCGGTCACGACCGCGTCGACGACGCCCGACGCGTCGGCCGTCAGGTAGGGCTGCACGAACCCCGCCAGGTGCGCGGAGGCGGCGCGCGAGTCGGACGGGATCGTCCGCCGGTACTTGCCCGTGAGGACCCCGCGCCCCAGGGGTGACCAGGCCAGCAGGCCCGCGCCGAGCGCCTCGCACGCCGGCAGCACCTCGCGCTCGACGCCGCGCTGCAGGAGCGAGTACTCCGCCTCCACGGCGGCCAGCCCCGGCTCCGGCTCGAGCAGGGTCGCCACGCGTGCGACCTGCCAGCCGGCGTGGTTGGACAGCCCGACGTAGCGGGCCCGCCCCGTGGCCACGGCGTACCGCAGCGCCGACACGGTCTCCTCGAGCGGCGTGCGGGGGTCGGGAGTCGCGAGCCACAGGTCGACCCGGTCGGTGCGCAGCCGGCGCAGCGAGGCGTCGAGGGAGTCGAGCAACGCACCGCGCGACGCGTCCACGGCGGCCCCCGCCGACGTGCGCCGGACGCCGGCCTTCGTGCACAGCAGCACGTCGTCGCGGTCCACGACGTCCCCCAGCAGCGCGCCGAGCAGCTGCTCCGAGCCGCCGTCCGCGTAGGACGCCGACGTGTCGATCAGCGTGCCGCCCGCGTCGACGAAGTCCCGCAGCTGCTCCGCGGCCTCGTGGTCGTCGGTGTCGCGGCTCCACGTCATGGTCCCGAGGCCGAGCCTGGACACGCGAAGTCCCGTGCTGCCCAGCCGGCGGTGCTCCATGGCGCGCCAGCCTAGTGGTGCCCGCCGCTATCGTTGCGCCTCGTGACGACGGGCATCGGTACGGGCGACGGCATCATCCTCGGGCTCGTGCAGGGCCTCACCGAGTTCCTCCCGGTCTCGTCCAGCGCCCACCTGCGGGTCGTGGGCGAGCTGCTCGGCGCCGGCGACCCCGGTGCCGCGTTCACCGCGATCACCCAGCTCGGCACGGAGACCGCCGTCCTGCTGTACTTCCGCGGGGACATCAGGCGGATCGTCCTGGCGTGGTGGCGGGCGGTGCGTGGCGCGTACGGCACGGACCTGCGGTCCCGGCTCGGCGCGCCCGCCGGCCGGCCCGCGGACCACGACGCGCTCATGGCCTGGTTCATCACCCTCGGCACGCTGCCGATCGTCGTCCTCGGGCTGGCGTTCCAGGACGCCATCGAGAGCCCGTTCCGCAACCTGTGGCTGGTGGCGCTGACCCTCACCGTCTTCGGCCTGGTGCTGGGGTGGGCCGACCACGTCGGGACGAAGCGACGGGGCCTGGAGGAGCTGACGCCCCGGAACGCGGTCGCCTTCGGCTTCTGGCAGGCCCTCGCGCTCGTCCCGGGCGTCTCCCGCTCGGGGGGCACCATCACCGGCGGCCTGCTCATGGGCTACACGCGGGAGGCCGCCGCGCGGTACTCGTTCCTGCTCGCGATCCCCGCGGTGTTCGGCTCGGGGCTCTTCCAGCTCGCCAAGAGCGTCGGCGACTTCGGGCAGGCGGGCACGCCCACGTTCGGTGTGACGCTGGTCGCGACGCTCGTCGCCTTCGTCGTGGGCTACGTCGTGATCATCGCGTTCCTGAAGATCGTCTCCACCTTCAGCTACCGCCCGTTCGTGTACTACCGGATCGGTCTCGCGCTGGTGATCGTGCTGCTCCTGCTGACCGGCGTCCTCGAGCCCGTGTCCGCGCCGGCGAACGCCTGACGCCCCACCACCCGGAGCGGCGGAACTGGAGCCACAGCACGACCGCGGACGCGGCCATGGCGGCCAGGGCGACCGGGTAGCCGTAGCGCCAGCCCAGACCGGTCATGTGCTCGAAGTTCATGCCGAACACGCCCGCGATGAACGTGGGCACGGCGATGATCGCCGCCCACGCCGAGATCCG is a genomic window containing:
- the ald gene encoding alanine dehydrogenase, translated to MQVGIPREVKNQEHRVAVTPAGVDRLVRAGHEVLVETGAGAGSRLDDADYVQAGARIVPTAADAWSAALVCKVKEPVAQEYGYLRADLVLFTYLHLAADRPATDALLAAGTTAIAYETVQAPDGSLPLLAPMSEVAGRLATQVGAYHLMRGGGGGRGVLLGGVPGTAPAKVVVLGGGVVGSHAAEIAVGMRADVTVLDLSVPRLRGLDARFGGSVRTLASSVWTLERELLDADLVVGAVLRPGARAPHLVSTELVAAMRAGSVLVDVAVDQGGCFADTRPTTHDDPTFGVHESVFYCVANMPGAVPVTSTRALTNVTLPYLGALADRGWRGAVAADPSLAAGLTTHAGLLCSAAVADAHGLPATPVGALVDGPPGAAPSVTMGA
- a CDS encoding M3 family metallopeptidase, with amino-acid sequence MTSPDAATLDPTNPFAHPSVLPYGLPDFRDVREEHYLPALLAGMAEQRREVEAVATDPAAPTVENTLVPLELSGHLLHRVASAFYNQAGSDSTPGLQEIEEQLAPLYAAHQDAIWLDARLHARVEALAASLEGTELAPDTAWLLHRTRRAFARSGVGLPEAEQDRLRAINAEITSLDAAFGRKLLAGANAAAVLVTDEAELDGMPQDARDAAAQAAAEQGHEGAWLIELQLPTQQSVLASLRDRGLRERVHRASVTRGATGDENDTRETLLALVRLRAERARLLGYEHHAAYVAEDATAGSAQAVAGMLARLAPAAVANARAEAAELEVALRADHPGATLEAWDWSYYADRVRQEKRQLDDAALRPYLELDRVLTEGVFFAAHHLYGLTFAERHDLVGYHPDVRVFEVFDADGSGMGLFLGDFWTRPSKRGGAWMNTLVDQSDLRGELPVVLNNLNVPKPPAGQPTLLTWDEVITLFHEFGHALHGLLARVRYPSQAGTSVPRDFVEYPSQVNEMWAWDPQVLASYAVHHETGEPMPAEWVRTLLEARQDGEGFATTEYLAAALLDQAWYRLAPEDVPTDPAQVEPFEAAALEAAGVAFAPVPPRYRTSYFNHVFGSGYSAGYYAYIWSEVLDADTVEWFAENGGLSRENGDAFRARLLGRGGSIDPLQAFRDLRGRDPEIAPLLARRGLDRADAS
- a CDS encoding M20/M25/M40 family metallo-hydrolase, with protein sequence MSAQPQATPAAEDEVVDLCRELIRFDTSNPGDGTGPGERAAAEYVVGLLQDVGLEPELFESEPGRASVVVRVEGADSSRPALVVHGHLDVVPAHAPDWSVDPFAAEVRDGLVWGRGAVDMKDMDAMVLSVVRQMVRAGRRPARDLVVAMFADEEAGGRLGAGWAVDHRPELFHGATEAISEVGGFSVDVAGQRVYLLQTAEKGLGWLRLVATGRAGHGSQVHTDNAVVHLAEAVARIGRHPWPVQLTPTVRALLEGVAELTGLRFDPEDPASLDALVDALGPASRFVGATLRHSTNPTRLAAGYKENVVPGSATAAVDGRFLPGLSQEFDEQVAALAGPHVRVEDIVRDTGLEVPFEGALVDAMVAAVTAEDPGAQVLPYMLSGGTDNKALSRLGITGYGFAPLRLPPDLDFAGMFHGVDERVPVDALRFGTRVLDRLLSTC
- a CDS encoding DUF5703 family protein, which translates into the protein MADRRTPAGRNEWVTQGGQWEYRVLTIPRTTSTGDARRLLTDEAEYGRWELARTRLYAGGERRVWLRRKIIRVRSTLVSAPG
- a CDS encoding primosomal protein, with the protein product MTVDPRAALDRLVAALEAHYTAVVSKHGEDDPAVDDAYDVLADAFEVYDDALGTVHGEATPFYLAEEDDDDDLDEDDLDDESDVDLDDDELADADA
- a CDS encoding aldo/keto reductase, translated to MEHRRLGSTGLRVSRLGLGTMTWSRDTDDHEAAEQLRDFVDAGGTLIDTSASYADGGSEQLLGALLGDVVDRDDVLLCTKAGVRRTSAGAAVDASRGALLDSLDASLRRLRTDRVDLWLATPDPRTPLEETVSALRYAVATGRARYVGLSNHAGWQVARVATLLEPEPGLAAVEAEYSLLQRGVEREVLPACEALGAGLLAWSPLGRGVLTGKYRRTIPSDSRAASAHLAGFVQPYLTADASGVVDAVVTAASGLERAPLEVALAWLTGRAGVASAIVGARTAVQLRAALAAEDLELPPEIVSALDEITAPAVGYPEQSGRR
- a CDS encoding undecaprenyl-diphosphate phosphatase; the encoded protein is MTTGIGTGDGIILGLVQGLTEFLPVSSSAHLRVVGELLGAGDPGAAFTAITQLGTETAVLLYFRGDIRRIVLAWWRAVRGAYGTDLRSRLGAPAGRPADHDALMAWFITLGTLPIVVLGLAFQDAIESPFRNLWLVALTLTVFGLVLGWADHVGTKRRGLEELTPRNAVAFGFWQALALVPGVSRSGGTITGGLLMGYTREAAARYSFLLAIPAVFGSGLFQLAKSVGDFGQAGTPTFGVTLVATLVAFVVGYVVIIAFLKIVSTFSYRPFVYYRIGLALVIVLLLLTGVLEPVSAPANA